One Phycisphaerae bacterium genomic window carries:
- the hydG gene encoding [FeFe] hydrogenase H-cluster radical SAM maturase HydG → MSSLCELTLSQGATDFIDEAALGDLLAQPRSTRSQVRDVIAKSLAKTALTTAETAVLLNADEPELVEEIFAAARQLKRDVYGNRIVLFAPLYIGNACVNDCLYCAFRNSNRDEVRRTLSQDEIRQQVTALENRGHKRLILVFGEHPRYDANFIHDCVQTVYSVKVGHGEIRRVNINAAPFDVAGFRRVKEARIGTFQVFQETYHHATFAAMHPQNTRKGHYMYRLDALSRAQEAGIDDVGVGALFGLYDWRFEVLGLVSHALYLQQRYGVGPHTISFPRVRPAAGVNLPERWFVSDEHFKRLVAILRLAVPYTGLILTAREPAALRRELMAFGVSQIDAGTRIELGGYTEAGDAQCLQREQFELGDIRSLDEVMRELITDGYIPSFCTACYRLGRTGEHFMEFAIPGFIKRFCTPNALTTALEYLVDYATPETRAAGEKLIAAEVAKLEDGALKQELLARLEKIRTTEQRDLYF, encoded by the coding sequence ATGAGTAGTTTGTGTGAACTGACCCTGAGCCAGGGGGCTACGGATTTCATCGACGAGGCCGCACTCGGCGACCTGCTCGCGCAGCCGCGCTCCACGCGCAGCCAGGTGCGCGACGTCATCGCCAAGAGCCTTGCCAAAACCGCGCTGACCACGGCCGAGACGGCGGTGCTGCTCAACGCGGATGAGCCCGAGCTGGTCGAGGAAATCTTCGCGGCCGCCCGGCAGCTCAAGCGCGACGTGTACGGCAACCGCATCGTGCTGTTCGCGCCGTTGTACATCGGCAACGCCTGCGTCAATGACTGCCTCTATTGTGCCTTCCGGAATTCCAACCGTGACGAAGTCCGCCGCACGCTGAGCCAGGACGAGATCCGCCAACAGGTGACCGCGCTCGAGAACCGCGGCCACAAACGGCTGATTCTCGTGTTCGGCGAACACCCGCGCTACGACGCAAACTTCATCCACGATTGTGTGCAGACCGTCTACAGCGTGAAAGTCGGCCATGGCGAGATTCGCCGGGTGAACATCAACGCCGCCCCGTTCGACGTGGCGGGCTTCCGCCGGGTCAAGGAAGCCCGCATCGGCACGTTCCAGGTCTTCCAGGAGACGTATCATCACGCCACGTTTGCGGCGATGCACCCGCAGAACACGCGCAAGGGACATTACATGTACCGGCTGGACGCGCTCTCACGGGCGCAGGAGGCCGGCATCGACGACGTCGGCGTGGGCGCGCTGTTCGGTCTCTATGACTGGCGCTTCGAGGTGCTGGGGCTGGTGTCGCACGCGTTGTATCTGCAGCAGCGCTACGGCGTCGGCCCGCACACGATCAGCTTCCCGCGCGTGCGGCCGGCGGCCGGGGTCAATTTGCCCGAGCGCTGGTTTGTGAGCGACGAGCACTTCAAGCGTCTCGTGGCCATCCTGCGACTCGCGGTCCCTTACACCGGCCTGATCCTGACCGCCCGCGAGCCCGCTGCCCTGCGCCGCGAGCTGATGGCTTTCGGCGTCTCGCAGATCGACGCCGGCACGCGCATCGAGCTCGGCGGGTACACGGAGGCCGGCGACGCCCAGTGCCTGCAGCGCGAACAGTTCGAGCTGGGCGACATCCGCTCGCTCGACGAAGTCATGCGCGAGTTGATCACGGACGGCTACATCCCCAGCTTCTGCACGGCGTGCTATCGGCTCGGCCGCACCGGCGAGCATTTCATGGAGTTCGCCATCCCCGGTTTCATCAAGCGCTTCTGCACGCCCAACGCGCTGACGACCGCGCTGGAGTACCTGGTCGATTACGCGACGCCGGAGACCCGCGCCGCTGGCGAGAAGCTCATCGCGGCCGAGGTGGCGAAGCTCGAGGACGGCGCGCTGAAGCAGGAGCTGCTCGCGCGGTTGGAGAAGATTCGCACGACGGAGCAGCGGGACCTGTACTTCTAG
- the hydE gene encoding [FeFe] hydrogenase H-cluster radical SAM maturase HydE: protein MERPEILHWLRATDEPQLSALWARADTVRREHVGDAVHLRGLVEISNHCMRKCAYCGLRGPNTNIGRYRMTADEILACARQAATFGYGTVVLQSGEDPRLTTRWVADLVRRIKAETPLAVTLSLGEREPAEFAAWRAAGADRYLLRFETSNAALFERIHPPRPGCCSDRLALLAALRTMGYEVGSGVMIGLPSQTYDDLANDLELFHDLELDMIGVGPYLPHPDTPLGQTGAAAHGAHDAEQVPNTELMTYKVVALTRLLCPRANIPSTTALATLNRENGRELGLQRGANVIMPNVTPPKYRCLYEIYPAKACLYETAEQYHGYLTRRIHDLGRTIGVGPGESLSHRARRLHADPAAGRNPHE from the coding sequence ATGGAACGCCCCGAAATCCTCCATTGGCTGCGCGCGACTGACGAGCCGCAGCTCAGCGCCCTCTGGGCCCGCGCCGACACCGTCCGCCGCGAACACGTCGGCGACGCGGTGCACCTGCGCGGGCTCGTCGAGATCTCGAACCACTGCATGCGCAAGTGCGCCTACTGCGGCCTGCGCGGCCCGAACACGAACATCGGCCGCTACCGCATGACGGCGGACGAAATCCTGGCCTGCGCCCGCCAGGCCGCGACGTTCGGCTACGGCACGGTCGTCCTGCAGTCCGGCGAAGATCCACGGCTCACCACGCGCTGGGTCGCCGACCTGGTCCGACGGATCAAGGCCGAGACGCCGCTGGCGGTTACCTTGAGCCTGGGGGAACGGGAGCCGGCTGAGTTCGCCGCGTGGCGCGCGGCCGGCGCGGACCGCTACCTGCTGCGGTTCGAGACCTCGAACGCGGCGCTCTTCGAGCGCATTCACCCGCCGCGGCCCGGGTGCTGCTCCGACCGGCTCGCGCTGCTCGCCGCGCTGCGGACGATGGGCTACGAAGTCGGCAGCGGGGTGATGATCGGGTTGCCGTCGCAAACCTATGACGACCTGGCCAACGACCTGGAGCTGTTCCATGACCTCGAGCTGGACATGATCGGGGTCGGGCCGTACCTGCCGCACCCGGATACGCCGCTCGGCCAGACCGGCGCGGCCGCCCACGGTGCCCACGATGCCGAGCAGGTGCCGAACACGGAATTGATGACCTACAAGGTCGTCGCCCTGACGCGGCTGCTCTGCCCGCGGGCCAATATCCCCAGCACGACGGCCCTGGCGACGCTCAATCGCGAGAATGGTCGCGAGCTCGGCCTGCAACGCGGTGCGAACGTCATCATGCCGAACGTGACTCCACCGAAGTATCGCTGCCTGTACGAAATCTACCCGGCCAAAGCTTGTCTGTACGAGACGGCCGAGCAGTACCACGGCTATCTGACACGCCGTATCCACGATCTGGGCCGCACGATCGGCGTCGGCCCGGGCGAATCGCTGAGTCATCGCGCGCGACGGCTGCACGCGGACCCGGCGGCTGGAAGGAACCCGCATGAGTAG
- a CDS encoding response regulator produces the protein MDTLRVLVVDDEAGMRHAVTRALRPFKVHLPDVEGEVCFDIEQASSGEEALALLTVRSPDIMLLDHKMGGMSGVEVLEHLRRQERDVLTIMITAFATLETAIRATKSGAFDFLAKPFTPDELKETIRKAAGHLVMQRQARKLAAEKRRVRFEFISVLGHELKAPLAAIEGYLNIMRDRALGGDIAAYDVAIQRCLTRSDGMRKLILDLLDMTRIESGQKRRELTRVDVREIARQALDTVRPVAADHHVTLELHPGEPVPMTADRGEIEIIFNNLLSNAVKYNRDGGRVDVKLHCDDQRVTLAVSDTGIGLLPDEAAKLFNDFVRIKNDKTRDILGSGLGLSLVKKLVLMYGGDVAVTSQPDVGSTFTVVLQRDFKPPPTDDGTPRNPPLAARD, from the coding sequence ATGGACACGCTGCGCGTGCTGGTGGTCGACGACGAGGCCGGGATGCGGCACGCGGTCACCCGCGCGCTGCGGCCGTTCAAGGTCCACCTGCCGGACGTCGAGGGCGAGGTGTGCTTCGACATCGAGCAGGCCTCCAGCGGCGAAGAAGCCCTGGCGCTGCTCACCGTGCGCTCCCCCGACATCATGCTGCTCGACCACAAGATGGGCGGCATGTCGGGCGTCGAAGTGCTTGAGCACCTGCGGCGCCAGGAACGCGACGTGCTCACGATCATGATCACCGCGTTCGCCACGCTGGAGACGGCGATCCGGGCCACCAAGTCCGGGGCCTTCGACTTCCTGGCCAAGCCCTTCACGCCCGACGAGCTGAAGGAGACGATCCGCAAGGCGGCCGGGCACCTGGTGATGCAGCGGCAGGCGCGCAAGCTGGCGGCCGAGAAGCGCCGCGTGCGGTTCGAGTTCATCTCGGTGCTCGGGCACGAATTGAAGGCGCCGCTTGCCGCGATCGAGGGCTACCTCAACATCATGCGCGACCGCGCGCTGGGCGGCGACATCGCGGCCTACGACGTAGCGATCCAGCGCTGCCTGACGCGCAGCGACGGCATGCGGAAGCTGATCCTCGACTTGCTCGACATGACGCGGATCGAGTCCGGACAGAAGCGCCGCGAACTCACGCGCGTCGACGTGCGCGAGATCGCCCGCCAGGCGCTCGACACCGTTCGGCCGGTCGCCGCCGACCACCACGTGACCCTCGAGTTGCACCCCGGCGAACCGGTGCCGATGACCGCGGACCGCGGCGAGATCGAGATCATCTTCAACAACCTGCTGTCCAACGCGGTGAAGTACAACCGCGACGGCGGCCGCGTGGACGTCAAGCTCCATTGCGACGACCAGCGCGTGACGCTGGCGGTCAGCGATACCGGCATTGGCCTGTTGCCGGACGAGGCCGCCAAGCTGTTCAATGACTTCGTGCGCATCAAGAACGACAAGACCCGTGACATCCTGGGCAGCGGCCTGGGACTATCATTAGTGAAGAAGCTGGTGCTCATGTATGGCGGCGACGTGGCCGTCACCAGCCAGCCGGACGTGGGCAGCACATTTACCGTCGTGCTCCAACGGGATTTCAAGCCGCCGCCGACCGACGATGGAACGCCCCGAAATCCTCCATTGGCTGCGCGCGACTGA
- a CDS encoding response regulator: MASTILVVDDDVDFLTQMRLQLEAADFTVETVETARAARDVLAQRKPDLVLVDLMMEDPDAGFSLCYHVKRLDPAIPVIVVTAVSGTTGLSFDAETDEERAWIKADSVLAKPVRFEQLQREMQRLLKDRN, from the coding sequence ATGGCCAGTACAATCTTGGTGGTTGACGACGACGTGGATTTCCTGACCCAGATGCGGCTGCAGCTGGAGGCGGCCGACTTCACGGTCGAGACGGTGGAGACGGCCCGCGCGGCGCGGGACGTGCTGGCGCAGCGGAAGCCGGATTTGGTGCTCGTCGATCTGATGATGGAAGATCCGGATGCCGGCTTCAGCCTGTGCTATCACGTGAAGCGGCTGGACCCGGCCATCCCGGTGATCGTGGTGACGGCCGTGAGCGGCACGACGGGGCTGAGCTTCGACGCGGAGACGGACGAGGAACGGGCCTGGATCAAGGCGGACAGCGTGCTCGCCAAGCCCGTGCGTTTCGAGCAGTTGCAGCGTGAGATGCAACGCCTGCTGAAGGACCGCAACTGA
- a CDS encoding 4Fe-4S binding protein, with the protein MDPPSAPLVTTIKERCRLCYTCVRECPAKAIRIANGQAEVLVDRCIGCGNCVRVCSQQAKKVLDEIELVEKLLQSDARVAAIIAPSFPAEFSEIGYEFLVGMVRALGFELVNEVGFGADLVAAEYQRLLREAKGKRFIATTCPAIIGYVERYHPDLVPMLAPIVSPMVATARALRRLYGDDLRIVFIGPCIAKKGEAHSAPIAGEVDAVLTFIELREMLRHHALKPESVTPSDFNPPHAGVGVLFPISRGILQAAQLPEDLLTGDVVAADGRSEFVEAIKEFEGGDLEARLLEVLCCNGCIMGPGTSSAAPLFSRRSQVGRYAQQRMADVDRERWHEHWSILSDLNLRRTFTPHDQRIAIPSEGELAEIMARMGKLEPEDELNCGACGYETCRAHAVAIYKGLAENEMCLPYTIEQLKIACKDLAVSNERLASTQEALMQSEKLASMGQLAAGIAHEVNNPLGTVLMLSHTLLEELGPDSPQREDLALMATEAERCRKIVSGLLQFARKNKVEARATNVPVLVEKTVRMLRLPSNVKVQFEHEDEDMRAEIDRDQVAQVLTNLVNNAIDAMPDGGCLTLRTGGHEREVRIQVADTGIGIPPEHRKKVFEPFFTTKGAGKGTGLGLSVTYGIVKMHQGDIRVESNADPAVGPTGTTFTVILPRQRPAQGQ; encoded by the coding sequence ATGGATCCCCCGAGTGCACCGCTGGTCACGACGATCAAGGAGCGCTGCCGGCTCTGCTACACCTGCGTGCGCGAATGTCCCGCGAAGGCGATCCGCATCGCCAACGGCCAGGCCGAGGTGCTGGTCGACCGCTGCATCGGCTGTGGCAACTGCGTGCGTGTGTGCAGCCAGCAGGCCAAGAAAGTCCTGGACGAGATCGAGCTCGTCGAGAAGCTGCTGCAATCGGACGCCCGGGTGGCCGCGATCATCGCCCCGAGCTTCCCGGCGGAGTTCAGCGAGATCGGCTACGAGTTTCTCGTCGGGATGGTGCGGGCGCTCGGCTTCGAGCTGGTCAACGAGGTCGGCTTCGGGGCCGATCTGGTGGCCGCCGAGTACCAGCGCCTGTTGCGCGAGGCCAAGGGCAAGCGCTTCATCGCCACGACCTGCCCGGCCATCATCGGCTATGTCGAGCGCTATCACCCGGACTTGGTGCCCATGCTCGCGCCGATCGTCTCGCCCATGGTCGCGACGGCGCGGGCCCTGCGGCGGCTCTACGGTGACGACCTGCGGATCGTGTTCATCGGCCCGTGCATCGCCAAGAAGGGCGAGGCGCACAGCGCGCCGATTGCCGGCGAAGTGGACGCGGTGCTGACGTTCATCGAGCTGCGCGAGATGCTGCGCCACCACGCGCTCAAGCCCGAATCGGTCACGCCCAGCGATTTCAACCCGCCCCATGCCGGCGTGGGGGTCCTGTTTCCCATCAGCCGCGGGATCCTGCAGGCGGCGCAGTTGCCGGAGGACCTGCTGACGGGCGACGTGGTCGCGGCCGACGGCCGCAGCGAGTTCGTCGAGGCGATTAAGGAATTTGAGGGGGGCGACCTGGAAGCCCGGCTGCTGGAAGTGCTCTGCTGCAACGGGTGCATCATGGGCCCGGGCACCAGCAGCGCCGCCCCGCTCTTCAGCCGCCGATCGCAGGTCGGGCGCTATGCGCAGCAGCGCATGGCGGACGTGGACCGCGAGCGCTGGCACGAGCACTGGTCGATTCTGAGTGACCTGAACCTCCGCCGGACCTTCACGCCGCACGATCAGCGGATCGCAATTCCGTCCGAGGGCGAGCTGGCGGAGATCATGGCCCGTATGGGCAAGCTCGAGCCCGAGGACGAGTTGAACTGCGGGGCGTGCGGCTATGAAACCTGCCGCGCCCACGCGGTCGCGATCTACAAGGGCCTGGCCGAAAACGAAATGTGCCTACCCTACACGATCGAGCAGCTCAAGATCGCCTGCAAGGACTTGGCGGTCTCGAACGAGCGGCTGGCCAGCACCCAGGAAGCGCTCATGCAGTCCGAGAAGCTCGCCAGCATGGGGCAGCTTGCGGCGGGGATCGCGCACGAGGTGAACAACCCGCTGGGCACCGTGCTGATGCTCTCGCACACACTGCTGGAGGAGCTCGGCCCGGACAGCCCGCAGCGCGAGGACCTGGCGCTGATGGCCACCGAGGCGGAGCGCTGCCGCAAGATCGTGTCGGGCCTGCTGCAGTTCGCACGCAAGAACAAGGTCGAGGCACGGGCCACCAACGTGCCGGTCCTCGTCGAGAAGACAGTGCGCATGCTGCGCCTGCCGTCCAATGTCAAGGTGCAGTTCGAGCACGAGGACGAGGATATGCGGGCCGAGATCGACCGCGATCAGGTCGCCCAGGTGCTCACCAACCTGGTCAACAACGCGATCGACGCCATGCCGGACGGCGGCTGCCTGACCCTGCGGACGGGCGGGCACGAGCGCGAGGTGCGCATCCAGGTGGCGGACACGGGGATCGGCATCCCGCCGGAGCACCGCAAGAAGGTCTTCGAGCCGTTCTTCACGACCAAGGGGGCAGGCAAGGGCACCGGGCTGGGCCTGTCCGTGACGTATGGCATCGTGAAGATGCACCAGGGCGATATTCGCGTGGAGTCCAACGCCGACCCGGCCGTGGGCCCCACGGGCACGACGTTTACGGTGATCTTGCCACGGCAACGTCCGGCGCAGGGTCAGTGA
- a CDS encoding [FeFe] hydrogenase, group A, producing MITLEVNNRPIQAEPGESLLTAMRRAGINVPTLCNLEHLTPTGACRLCVVEVEGQRNLVPSCAFPVAPGMKVQTHSPRAVRARKTIVELLLANHPDDCLYCVRNNNCQLQSLAAELGVRQRRYFGNHRQYHADMSSASIVRDPAKCILCGKCVRVCEEIQGVAAIDFLKRGSHAHVGTAFDQGLNVSSCINCGQCILACPTGALTEQSHIKEVLDALNHPDIHVVVQHAPAVSVTLAEEFGLKPGTDVCGKMTAALRRLGFERVFETSFSADLTVMEEASELAHRIRTGGRLPLLTSCSPGWIKYVEEFHPDFVGNLSSCKSPQQMLGALIKSFYAEREGLDPTRIFSVAVMPCTAKKFEAGRVELGRDGLPDIDAVLTTRELARIIRLRSLDIERLAPETADTPFGERSSAGKLFGATGGVMEAAVRTAHFMLTGAELPDLKLKAVRGLDGVKQATVRIGDLDVNVAVVSGLANAGRLLDQIRADRHNLHFVEVMTCPGGCIAGGGQPIGTNPAKVRARMEALYRIDRDAPVRTAHGNRSVQRLYEEFLGAPLGEKSHELLHTHYHVREVVR from the coding sequence GTGATTACACTTGAAGTCAATAATCGTCCCATCCAGGCCGAGCCCGGCGAGTCGCTGCTGACGGCGATGCGCCGCGCCGGCATCAACGTGCCCACCCTGTGCAACCTCGAGCATCTGACGCCCACGGGCGCGTGCCGGCTGTGCGTCGTCGAGGTCGAGGGGCAGCGCAATCTCGTCCCTAGCTGTGCGTTCCCGGTCGCGCCCGGCATGAAGGTCCAGACGCACTCGCCGCGCGCCGTGCGGGCGCGGAAGACCATTGTCGAGCTGCTGCTCGCGAACCATCCGGATGACTGCCTGTACTGCGTGCGCAACAACAACTGCCAGCTCCAGAGCCTCGCGGCCGAGCTAGGCGTGCGCCAGCGGCGCTACTTCGGCAACCACCGCCAGTACCACGCCGACATGTCCAGCGCGTCCATCGTGCGCGACCCCGCCAAGTGCATCCTGTGCGGCAAGTGCGTGCGGGTGTGCGAGGAAATCCAGGGCGTCGCCGCCATCGACTTCCTCAAGCGCGGCAGCCACGCCCACGTCGGCACCGCCTTCGACCAGGGGCTCAACGTCTCGAGCTGCATCAACTGCGGCCAGTGCATCCTGGCGTGCCCGACCGGCGCCCTGACCGAGCAGAGCCACATCAAGGAGGTGCTCGACGCCCTCAACCACCCGGACATCCACGTGGTCGTGCAGCACGCCCCGGCGGTGTCGGTCACGCTGGCCGAGGAGTTCGGCCTCAAGCCCGGCACCGACGTGTGCGGCAAGATGACCGCCGCGCTGCGCCGGCTGGGCTTCGAGCGCGTCTTTGAAACCTCCTTCAGCGCCGACCTGACCGTGATGGAAGAGGCCTCCGAGCTGGCGCACCGGATCAGGACCGGCGGCCGGCTGCCCCTCCTGACGAGCTGCTCGCCGGGCTGGATCAAGTACGTCGAGGAGTTCCACCCGGACTTCGTCGGCAACCTGTCGAGCTGCAAGAGCCCGCAGCAGATGCTGGGGGCGCTGATCAAGAGCTTTTATGCCGAGCGCGAAGGCCTCGACCCGACCAGGATCTTCAGCGTGGCGGTGATGCCCTGCACGGCCAAGAAGTTCGAGGCTGGGCGCGTCGAGCTGGGCCGCGACGGGCTGCCCGACATCGACGCCGTGCTCACCACGCGCGAGCTGGCCCGCATCATCCGTCTGCGCAGCTTGGACATCGAGCGACTCGCCCCGGAGACCGCCGACACGCCGTTCGGCGAGCGCAGCTCGGCCGGCAAGCTGTTCGGCGCGACCGGCGGCGTGATGGAGGCGGCGGTCCGGACGGCGCACTTCATGCTGACGGGCGCGGAACTGCCGGACCTGAAGTTGAAGGCGGTGCGCGGGCTGGACGGTGTGAAACAGGCGACGGTTCGCATCGGCGACCTGGACGTGAATGTCGCCGTGGTGAGCGGGCTGGCCAACGCCGGCCGCCTGCTTGACCAGATTCGCGCCGACCGGCACAACCTGCATTTTGTCGAAGTGATGACCTGCCCGGGCGGGTGCATCGCGGGCGGCGGGCAACCGATCGGGACCAACCCAGCCAAGGTTCGGGCCCGCATGGAGGCGCTGTACAGGATCGACCGGGACGCGCCGGTCCGGACGGCCCACGGCAACCGGTCTGTCCAGCGGCTGTACGAGGAATTCCTGGGCGCGCCGCTCGGTGAAAAGAGCCACGAATTGCTGCACACGCATTATCATGTACGCGAGGTTGTGCGATGA
- a CDS encoding 4Fe-4S binding protein, with amino-acid sequence MLCGRNGHNGHNGHGGRHDGTNPARAARLALLRRDRVERPTIYIGAGTCGLGAGAAKTLAAARTYVAEHQLDADIVEVGCIGMCSGEPLLDVQLPGRTRVGFTHVTADRVAKLLDEVLANRIPADEVLGQFRPPTPAADDTPPALQPWPDVPYLDEHPFFRPQTRWVLANCGQVDPQSIDEYLARGGYRAFAHVLHHMTRTELCDAVEQSGLRGRGGGGFPTGRKWRIALGTPGYQKYLICNADEGDPGAFMDRAVIEGDPHRLVEGIGIAAYAIGATKAYVYIRAEYPLAIQLLTRAIEQARAYGLIGENVLGSGSNLEIVLKQGAGAFVCGEETALINSVEGRRGMPRPRPPFPAVSGLFGKPTVINNVETLANLPTLITMGAAAFAAVGTPTSKGTKVFALSGKVQRTGLVEVAMGTTMRQIICDIGGGPPVGKAFKAAQIGGPSGGCIPEQHLDIQIDYESLKTVGAMMGSGGLVVMDEDNCMVDVAKFFMDFIQRESCGKCIPCREGTRHMLEILKSITRARRNETGYAALERFKGVMYLNRLAGVIQDTSLCGLGQSAPNPVLSTLRWFRDEYEAHIYERRCPAGVCAELLHYRIDPAKCKGCGVCIKHCPADAIKGAPKSPHYIVAEKCIGCGSCVQSCRLEAVVAE; translated from the coding sequence ATGCTGTGCGGCCGCAATGGCCACAACGGTCACAATGGCCATGGCGGTCGCCACGATGGCACCAACCCGGCGCGCGCGGCGCGACTTGCACTCTTACGGCGTGACCGCGTGGAGCGCCCGACGATCTACATTGGAGCGGGTACCTGCGGTCTGGGAGCCGGGGCCGCGAAGACTCTGGCGGCCGCGCGGACGTATGTGGCTGAACACCAGCTTGACGCCGACATCGTCGAGGTGGGTTGCATCGGGATGTGCTCCGGCGAGCCACTGCTGGACGTGCAACTCCCCGGGCGGACGCGCGTCGGCTTCACGCACGTGACGGCCGACCGGGTCGCCAAGCTGCTCGACGAGGTGCTGGCCAACCGGATCCCGGCAGACGAAGTGCTGGGGCAATTCCGCCCGCCGACGCCGGCCGCGGACGACACACCGCCCGCGCTGCAGCCGTGGCCCGATGTGCCATACCTCGATGAGCACCCGTTCTTCCGGCCGCAGACGCGCTGGGTGCTGGCGAACTGCGGGCAGGTGGATCCGCAGAGCATTGATGAGTACCTGGCGCGCGGGGGGTATCGCGCCTTCGCCCACGTGCTCCACCACATGACCCGCACCGAGCTGTGCGACGCGGTCGAGCAGAGCGGGCTGCGCGGTCGCGGCGGCGGCGGCTTTCCGACCGGCCGCAAGTGGCGGATTGCGCTGGGCACGCCCGGCTACCAGAAGTACCTGATCTGCAACGCGGACGAAGGCGACCCCGGCGCGTTCATGGACCGCGCCGTGATCGAGGGCGATCCGCACCGGCTGGTCGAGGGCATCGGCATCGCGGCGTACGCGATCGGCGCCACGAAGGCGTACGTGTACATCCGCGCCGAGTACCCATTGGCGATCCAGTTGCTCACGCGCGCCATCGAGCAGGCCAGGGCGTACGGCTTGATCGGCGAGAACGTCCTGGGCAGCGGCTCGAACCTGGAGATTGTGCTCAAGCAGGGCGCCGGCGCGTTTGTCTGTGGCGAAGAGACGGCCCTGATCAACAGCGTCGAAGGTCGGCGCGGCATGCCGCGGCCGCGCCCGCCGTTCCCGGCGGTGAGCGGCTTGTTCGGCAAGCCGACGGTGATCAACAACGTCGAGACGCTGGCGAACCTGCCGACGCTGATCACCATGGGCGCCGCCGCGTTTGCCGCCGTGGGGACGCCGACGAGCAAGGGCACGAAGGTGTTCGCGCTGTCGGGCAAGGTGCAGCGCACCGGCCTGGTCGAAGTCGCGATGGGCACGACGATGCGGCAGATTATCTGCGACATTGGCGGCGGGCCGCCGGTCGGAAAGGCGTTCAAGGCGGCGCAGATCGGCGGGCCGTCGGGGGGCTGCATTCCGGAGCAGCACCTCGACATCCAGATCGACTACGAGTCGCTGAAGACCGTCGGGGCGATGATGGGCTCGGGCGGCCTGGTGGTCATGGACGAAGACAACTGCATGGTCGACGTCGCGAAGTTCTTCATGGACTTCATCCAGCGCGAGAGCTGCGGCAAGTGCATCCCCTGCCGCGAAGGCACGCGGCACATGCTCGAGATCCTCAAGTCGATCACGCGCGCGCGGCGGAACGAGACCGGCTATGCCGCCCTGGAGCGCTTCAAGGGCGTGATGTACCTGAACCGGCTGGCCGGCGTCATCCAGGACACGAGCCTGTGTGGACTGGGGCAGTCCGCGCCCAACCCCGTGCTGAGCACGCTACGCTGGTTCCGCGACGAATACGAAGCCCACATTTACGAGCGTCGCTGCCCGGCCGGCGTGTGCGCCGAGCTGCTGCACTACCGGATCGATCCGGCCAAGTGCAAGGGTTGTGGCGTGTGCATCAAGCACTGTCCGGCCGACGCCATCAAGGGCGCCCCCAAGAGTCCGCACTACATCGTCGCGGAGAAGTGCATCGGCTGCGGCTCGTGCGTGCAGTCGTGCCGTCTGGAAGCCGTCGTGGCCGAATGA
- the nuoE gene encoding NADH-quinone oxidoreductase subunit NuoE, giving the protein MQAVLDHYPDARREHLIPILQAVQDRMGYLSRDAMEQIGHRLHLPVSKVYGVATFYNQFRFQPRGKVHCQVCRGTACHVKGSAAVLEAVKQNLKIEPGQTTRDGVHSLEVVACIGACGLAPVVTVNGDFHAGVTPDSVRKILKQYSKGDANHDK; this is encoded by the coding sequence TTGCAGGCCGTACTCGACCATTACCCAGATGCTCGCCGTGAGCATCTGATCCCGATCCTGCAGGCGGTGCAGGATCGCATGGGCTATCTCTCGCGCGACGCCATGGAGCAGATCGGTCACCGGTTGCACCTGCCGGTGAGCAAGGTCTACGGCGTCGCGACCTTCTACAACCAGTTCCGGTTCCAGCCGCGCGGCAAGGTCCACTGCCAGGTCTGCCGCGGGACGGCGTGCCATGTCAAGGGTTCCGCCGCCGTGCTGGAGGCCGTGAAACAGAACCTGAAGATCGAGCCGGGGCAGACGACGCGGGACGGCGTGCACAGTCTCGAGGTCGTGGCCTGCATCGGCGCGTGCGGCCTGGCACCGGTCGTGACGGTCAACGGCGATTTCCACGCCGGTGTGACCCCGGACAGCGTGCGCAAGATTCTCAAGCAGTACAGCAAGGGTGATGCGAATCATGATAAGTAG